Part of the bacterium genome, GCCGCGCTGGACGTCACCACGGCGCGCTCGACGCCGGCGATCCGAGCGGCCTCCAGCAGGCCGGCCGTGCCCATGACGTTGACCGGCCGGAGCGCCGGGCGGTCATGGGGCGAGAAGGAGTAGAGCGCACCGCAGTGGACGATGAACCGGCAGCCACGCAACGCCGGTACGAGCTCGCCGGCGCGCCGCAGGTCGCCGACGATGGTCTCCGCGTCCTCGACCCGGACGGCGGGATCGCGGACCAGCGCCCGCACTTCGTAGCCGGCGGACCTGAGCGCCCGGGAGACGTGCCGGCCGATAAACCCCGTCGCCCCGGTGAGGAAAACCCGGGGACTACTGGCCAATGACCGCGCGCAGCGCCTCCCGGGGCGAGCTCATCGTCGCGATCACGGCGGTCGGCTCGTACCCGCAGTGCGCCATGCAGTTCGCGCACTTCGGGTGCTTCCCGCGGCCGTACTTGGACCAGTCGGTGTCGTCGATCAACTCTCGGTAGCTCTTCGCGTACCCGCCCGCGGCAAAGTCGGCCATGAGGTAGCACGGCCGCTGCCATCCGAGCACGGAGTAGGCCGGGACGCCCCATGCGGTGCAGGAGAAGTCGACCTTCCCTTCCAGGAAATCGAGGTAGAGAGGCGTGTGATTGAGGCGCCACCGCTTCCGGGATCCCCCGGCGAACGCCTCCCGGAAAATGGCCCGCGTCCGTTCCGGGCCGAGGAAGTGGTCCTGGTCGGGCGCCCATTCGTAGGCGTACCCCGGCGCGATCTGCATGCAGTCGACTTTGAGCTCATCGTTGATGAAGTCGAGGATCCCGCGGATCGATTCGGCGTCGTCCTGGGTGAAGAAGGTGGTATTGGTGGTGACACGAAAACCGCGCCGCTGGGCCTCGCGGATCGCCTCGACGGCGATGTCGAAGACGCCGGGCCGGCACACCGACTGATCGTGCCGCTCGCGCTTGCCGTCGAGGTGGATCGACCACACGAAGTAGGGCGACCGCGGGAACAGATCGATCTTCTTCTTCATCAGCAACGTGTTGGTGTTCAGGTAGACGAACTTGCGCCGCTTGATCAGCGCCTCCACGATCAGGTGGATCTCGGGGTGGATGAGCGGTTCCCCTCCGGCGATGGACACGACCGGGGCGCCGCACTCCTCCGCCGCGGCCACGCATTGATCGACGGTGAGGCGCTTGTTCAGGATCTCCTCCGGCTGCTGGATCTTGCCGCATCCCGCGCACTCGAGGTTGCAGCGGAACAACGGCTCGATCTGGAGGACGATCGGAAACTTCTCCACGCCGCGGAGGCGGTTCCCAAGTACGTGGGCCGCGACGGCGATCTTCTCCCGCAGTGGGACGCTCATGCGTTCATCACCAGCCTCTCACAAGCGTAGTATTGCTGTGGGACGGCACCGCCTCTGCGCTTCCAGCATACCTCATGTCGCCGGCCAGCGCCAGCGTGGGGAAGAGATGCCGGTAGAGATGGTAGTTAATATAGAAGTCGCGCGGGAACCCCGTGCCCGTGTACTCGGCCTCATCCCAGGTGCCCTTCGTTTGGCTGTGGCGGAGAAACGCGACGCCGCGCCGGCAGGCCGGATGCCCGCCGAGCCCCGCCAGTTGGAGCGACACCACCGCCCAAGCGGTCGGGGACGGCGAGCTGCGGCCGACTCCCGCAAACGACGCGTCGTTGTACGAATAACAGGTCTCCCCCCATCCGCCGTCCGGGTTTTGCACGGCGAGCAGCCATTGCGCCGCCCGGTCGATCATGGACCGGCCGGTCCCCAGCGCCGCGAGCGCGGAGACCACGCACCACGTCCCGTAGATGTAGTTGACCCCCCAGCGGCCGAACCACGATCCGGCGGGGGTCTGGGTGCGGCGCAAATACTCCAGGCCTCCGGCGACGTGCGGATCGCGCTCGTCGGCGCCGAGGAGCGCCTCCATCTCGAGCACGTGCGCCGTCACGTCTTCGGAGGGCGGGTCGAGGACCGCCCCAAAATCGCAGAACGGCAGCTTCTTGATGATCTCGCGTGTGTTGTCGCGGTCGAACGCGCCCCAGGCGCCGTTCCGAGAGCGCATCGCCAGAACCCACCGGCGGGCGCGTTCCACAGCATCGCGGGCCTCCTCGCCGGCCCCGCACTCGAGCAGGCCGACCACGACGACGGCCGTGTCGTCGATGTCGGGGTAGAGATCGTTGTCGAACTCGAACGCCCAGCCACCGCACGGGACGTCCGGGCACCGCACACACCAGTCGCCGGGCCCAGTAATTTGCTCGTTCAGAATCCACCGCACCGCCCGCCGGACCGATGGGTGCTCCGCGCGGATCCCGGCGGCGGCAAGGGCGCGGAGCGCCCACGCCGCATCCCAGACCGGCGACATGCACGCTTGGAACCGCCACCCGGACTCGTCCTCGAGCGAGAACCGGCGCATCCCCTCGAGGCCTTTGCGCATCACGGGATGATCCGTGCCCAAGCCCTCGAGGTTGAGCGCGATCAGCGAGTACACCCACGGCGGCTGGATCCCACCCCAGCTGCCGTCCGCTTCCTGATGCTCCTCAACCCAGGTGACGAGGCGGCGGCGCGCGGCGTTGCGCCCGGGCTTCACAGGCGAACTCTCGTAGAGCTTGAGGAGCTTGTCCAACCACCAGAACGGGCCGGCACCCGGCACGCGGGCGAGGGTGGGCTCGGTTCCCTCCAGCACGATCTCGGGAAGATCGACCCCGAGCGGGCGCACGGGCCGTCGTGACAGCACGATGGTGAGGGGGCCGATCGTCCCCCGGGCCCAGCACGCGAAGTCATACAAGTTGAAGGGGACGGACGGCGGCAGGTAGACCATCTCCGGAGGGACGGTCGGGATTCCCCGCCAGGGATACTGACCGAAGAGCGCGAGCCAGATCTTGGTGAACACGCGCGCGCGGGCCACGCCTCCGAGCGCGCGGATCATCGTCAGGGCCTTGCGCATGGGGGCGGCGGCCGGGTCCACCCCGAGGACTTTGAGGGCCGCATACGCCTCGATCGTCGTGCTCAGGTCCGCCGGGGCTTCGTAGTACAGCGCCCACGATCCGTCCTCGCGCTGCGCGCGCAGGATGTGGCGGATGGCGCCCTCGCGGATCGGCTCGAGATCGATGCCGAGGAACCGGCAGAGGAGCACGTGCTCCGCCGTCATGGTGACGTTGGTCTCCAGCTCTCCCACCCACCATCCGTCGGGATGCTGGTGGTCGAGCAGCCAGCCGACCGCGGCGGTCAATGCGCCGTCCACGCCGTCTCCCTGAGCCCGTCGAGCACATGCTGCGCCGCGGCCCGCCCGCTGCGGACCGCCGATTCGAGCGTGTCCGGCCACCCCGTGGACGTCCAGGAGCCGGCAAGCGCCAAACACGGGATCGCCGTCCCTGGACCTGGGCGCGCCACGCCCGGCTTAGCGATGAATGTCCCCTCCGGGCTCCGGGTCGCGCCGCCGTGCAGCACGCGCGCCTCCGCGAGCGCGGGAATCGCGCTTCGGATCTCCTGCCAGCAGAACGCGACGAGGTCGGCCGTCGGTTGCTGGACGTGGTCGTCGGCCGCGCTCAGACTGCAGCACAGGTACCCAGGGGCTTTTTCAAAGACCCATTGGACGGGGGAGTCCAGCAGCGCGGCGAGATCGAACCCGAGATGGCCCCGATCGTGCCACAGGTGGACGTCGACGATGGGGCGGGCTTCGTAGCCCTCCAGCGGAGGGATCCCGTACCGCGCCGGCGTCCCCAGCAGGCTCGCCAACTGCGGCGGCGCAACGGCCACCACCACGGCGTCGACCGTGACGCAGTCGCCGCCCCCCAGCCGTACGACCGCCCGGCCGTTGGGCGGGAAGTCGAGGCCGACCACCGGCGTGGAGAGGTGCACCCGATCGAGCCGCTCGGCCGCGGCAGCGGCGAGGTGGGCGAGTGGGACCGTAAAGTATCCAAGGCGGGCCGCCCCAGGGTCCTGAAGAAACGCCGTGCGAAGGACGAACCCCGCATCTTCGGCGCTCATGCGATCCAAGGGAGCGTTGAGCGCAGGAACGAAGAACGGGCGCCAGAACCCCCGCAGCGCCTCCTCACCCTGGCCGAGGTGCGCCAGCCACTCGGCAAACGTCCCGCCGGAGTGTCCGGCCTCCCGCGCATGGACCAACGCCCGCGCCACGTCGAGCTTGGCCGCCCACCCGAGGTGACGGTATCCGAGGAAGGAGGACACGAGGTGCCAGGGCGCCGGCAGGCCTGCCGACCGGAGCCGGCTTGCTTCACCGTCCCGCGACAGGACGAGGACCTCGAACCTGTCCTGGAGGTGGAGATGCCGCTCCATGCCAACCCTGCGGGCGAACTCGATAAACTCGGAGTAGCAGGCGAGGAAGACGTGCTGGCCGTTATCGACCTCGTGCCCGTTGATCCGGAACGACGTGGCCCTCCCGCCAAGAATGCGGCTTCGCTCGAAGAGCTCGACCTCGCACCCCGTCTGCTTGAGCTCGACTCCGGCTGCGAGGCCGGCGATCCCTGCGCCGACGATCCCTACGCGGTGCTGAGCCATGATTCCAGCGCGACGCGGAGTTTTTCCGCCTTGGACAGCGATGCGCGCTGGCGGAGGGGAAGCTCGGGATCCCGGTCGATGCGGTTGAGGATCCGCTGGTAGATCCCCGCCATCGTCCGGACGCACACCGCAGGACGGCGCGGGATGAAGGTCGCGACCCCGAGCCCCGATGCGAACAACGCGCGCGCCCGCTGCGCCTCAAACGCTACGAGCGGCTTCCACCCGACGCCGGGACGGCCGTCCAGCACCTCCTGCTCCGTCACGCCGAACCTCTGGAGGTCTTCCTGGGGGAGGTAGATGCGTCCCATCTCGGCGTCCTCGCGGACGTCGCGGAGGCAGTTGGTCAGCTGCATGGCCAGCCCCAGCTCGTCGGCCCGATCGAAGACCGTCGCATCCGTATACCCGAAGATCCGCACGCACATCCTGCCCACCACGGACGCAACCAGCCGGCAGTACTCCTGCAGCGCGTCCCACGAGGGGTACCGCGTTCGATGATAGTCCATCTCCACACCGTCGATAAGGGCGAGCAGCTCGGCTTCGGGAATGGAGAAGCGGTCCACCGCATGGGCCAGGACCTGCATCACCGGGTCGGAATACTCGCCGCGCACACACCGGCGCACGCGCTCGCGATGCACCTCGAGACGCTCAGGCAGACGCTCGGGGCCCACCCCATCGGCCTCGTCGTCGACCTGGCGGGAAAAGCCGTAGAGGGCATAGATTGCCACGCGCTGTTCCCTGGCGAGGGTGATGAACCCCCAGTAGAAATTGGTGGCCGCGCGGCGCACCATATGATGGCAGAAGGCCTCCGACGCTCGCAGGTCCAGCCGGCCGATCGGGCCGGCTTGTTCAAGCGGTACCGAGTCTGCGCGCACTGCCGACCTCCAGGATGGACTGCCGGACCGCATGCTGGAGTACGAGGAGCTTGGCCCACGGCGAGACCTGGGGGCGTCGGAGGTCCGTGCGGTACCCCAGGCGCTCGATCGCGTCGACGATCGCCAAGCCTCCAAGGCGATAGAGCGCCAGCTGAAACCGCAGCGGCCACGGCGCCAGCCCCTCCAGCTCACGCCCCGACGCCAGCAGCGTCCGCGCCCGCTCACAGAGGCCGCGCGTCGCTCCCGTGATGCCGCCCGCCTGAAGATCGGTCTGGAGCAGATATGTCCGTCCCTTTGCGGCATCGACGCTCACGTCTTGGGCGAAGTTCGCGAGCTGCAGCCCGATGCATACGTCGTCGGACAACGGCTCGGCCGCCGGGGTCCTGATCCGAAAGAGGCGGAGGACGATCCTGCCCACCGGGGCAGCCGACTTGTCGCAGTAGGCGCGCAGCTCCGGCCACGCGGCGTAGCTCGAGACGACCTGGTCTTGCAGGTTGGCCTGGATGAGATCGAGGAACGGCTGTGCGGGAAGTTGGTAGTGCTGGACGGTGTCCCGCAGGGCTACCAAGACCGGGTGGGTCGGCCGCCCGCCGGCGAACAGCTCCACCACCTCCTCCCGCCAGCGCTCGAGATGCACGCGGGCCTCAACGCCGTGTTCGTCCCCGAGGTCGTCGGTGCTGCGGCAGTACGCGTACACCCGCGCCAGGTCGCGCCGCAGGCCGCGCCGGAGAAGCCGGGACGCCACCGTGAAGTTCTCGTAATGCCGGCAGGCGAGGCGCCAGCAGTATGCGTCGGCGGCCGCGACGTCGAGCGGCCTCGTCATCGACCCAGGACCTGCACCATCACGCGGCGTTCCCTGGCCGTGCACAGCTCGATCAGGAAGATCCGTTGCCACCGCCCCAATTCGAGTCGTCCATCTAAGATCGGCACCATCTCGCTGGTGGACAGCAGCAGGTGCCGGCAGTGGGCGTGGCCGTTCATCGGCTCGTCCGGCGGCACGTCGGGACGCCGGGGGAGGTCGTCGTGCTCGTACGCGCCGTCCCCGGCTGGGGCGAGCCGATCGAGGAAGCGCCGGAAGTCTTGCAGGAGGAGCCGTTCGTTTTCGTTCATGCGAATCGCCGCGGTGGTGTGCATCGCATAGACGTGCGCGAGGCCCCGCCGTACGCCGGACGACCGCACGACGGCGGACACGTCATCCGTGATGTCGAGAAATTGCCCCGCCCCTTCGGTGCGGTAGCTGAGCTCCGCGATATGGGGCTCATCCCGGTCCGCATCCCGCCGGCGGAGCCGGGGCGTGAATCGCAGATCGGCGAGCGTGCGCGCGCCGAGGCTGAACATGGCAATGCGCAAGGTCTCGATCAGCTCGCGGCCAAGATCGAGCGCCGCCTCCTCACCCTCCGCCGCGGTGCGCAGGAAGGGGCCGGCGATGCCGACCAGGTCCGCGCCGAGCGCCACTGCCTTGGCGATATCGATGCCGTTGCGGATCCCCCCGCTCGCGAAGAGGGAGGCCTCGGGGGCGGCCTGCCTGGCCTGCCGCAGGCATTCGGCGGTGGGGATCCCCCATCCGGCGAACGCGGCGGCGACGCGGGCGCGCCAGGGCTCGGTGATCCGGCGCCGCTCCACCTCGCTCCACGACGTGCCTCCCGCGCCCGCGACGTCCACCGCGGCGACGCCCGCGTCGAGGAGGAGCCGCACCGCGTCCGGCGCGATGCCCCAGCCGACTTCTTTGGCGACGACCGGCACTTCGAGGCGCCGGCAGAGTTCGCCGATCTTGCCGAGCAGGCCCGCGAAACATGTGTCGCCTTCCGGTTGCACGGCTTCCTGCAGGGCGTTGAGGTGCAAGACCAGGGCGTCCGCACCGAGCGCGTCGACGAGCCTGCGGCAGTGATCCACCCCGTAGCCCTTGTTGAGCTGGACCGCGCCGAGGTTGGCGAAGAGCAGCACATCCGGCGCGACACGGCGGACGTCGAAGGTTCGAAGCACGTCGGGATCCTCGAGCAAAATCCGCCCGGATCCGAGCCCCATCGCCACGCCCAAGCGCTGGGCGACCTGCGCGAGGACGCGGTTGATAGATGCGGCCTCGTCTGTGCCACCGACCATGCAGGAGATCAGCAACGGCGCCGAGAGCCGGCGGCCGAACAACTCTGTCGACGAGTCCACCCGATCCAAGTTGAGCTCTGGGAGCGCGCAATGCAGAAACTCGTAGTCGTCGAAGCCGCTGGCGATGCCCTTGGCCGCGACGTCTTCTTC contains:
- the hpnD gene encoding presqualene diphosphate synthase HpnD; protein product: MRADSVPLEQAGPIGRLDLRASEAFCHHMVRRAATNFYWGFITLAREQRVAIYALYGFSRQVDDEADGVGPERLPERLEVHRERVRRCVRGEYSDPVMQVLAHAVDRFSIPEAELLALIDGVEMDYHRTRYPSWDALQEYCRLVASVVGRMCVRIFGYTDATVFDRADELGLAMQLTNCLRDVREDAEMGRIYLPQEDLQRFGVTEQEVLDGRPGVGWKPLVAFEAQRARALFASGLGVATFIPRRPAVCVRTMAGIYQRILNRIDRDPELPLRQRASLSKAEKLRVALESWLSTA
- a CDS encoding squalene/phytoene synthase family protein codes for the protein MTRPLDVAAADAYCWRLACRHYENFTVASRLLRRGLRRDLARVYAYCRSTDDLGDEHGVEARVHLERWREEVVELFAGGRPTHPVLVALRDTVQHYQLPAQPFLDLIQANLQDQVVSSYAAWPELRAYCDKSAAPVGRIVLRLFRIRTPAAEPLSDDVCIGLQLANFAQDVSVDAAKGRTYLLQTDLQAGGITGATRGLCERARTLLASGRELEGLAPWPLRFQLALYRLGGLAIVDAIERLGYRTDLRRPQVSPWAKLLVLQHAVRQSILEVGSARRLGTA
- the fni gene encoding type 2 isopentenyl-diphosphate Delta-isomerase, translated to MRRADLGKRTDGDGQFATCSPSGVASRKADHVRINLEEDVAAKGIASGFDDYEFLHCALPELNLDRVDSSTELFGRRLSAPLLISCMVGGTDEAASINRVLAQVAQRLGVAMGLGSGRILLEDPDVLRTFDVRRVAPDVLLFANLGAVQLNKGYGVDHCRRLVDALGADALVLHLNALQEAVQPEGDTCFAGLLGKIGELCRRLEVPVVAKEVGWGIAPDAVRLLLDAGVAAVDVAGAGGTSWSEVERRRITEPWRARVAAAFAGWGIPTAECLRQARQAAPEASLFASGGIRNGIDIAKAVALGADLVGIAGPFLRTAAEGEEAALDLGRELIETLRIAMFSLGARTLADLRFTPRLRRRDADRDEPHIAELSYRTEGAGQFLDITDDVSAVVRSSGVRRGLAHVYAMHTTAAIRMNENERLLLQDFRRFLDRLAPAGDGAYEHDDLPRRPDVPPDEPMNGHAHCRHLLLSTSEMVPILDGRLELGRWQRIFLIELCTARERRVMVQVLGR
- a CDS encoding NAD-dependent epimerase/dehydratase family protein, coding for MASSPRVFLTGATGFIGRHVSRALRSAGYEVRALVRDPAVRVEDAETIVGDLRRAGELVPALRGCRFIVHCGALYSFSPHDRPALRPVNVMGTAGLLEAARIAGVERAVVTSSAA
- the hpnH gene encoding adenosyl-hopene transferase HpnH; its protein translation is MSVPLREKIAVAAHVLGNRLRGVEKFPIVLQIEPLFRCNLECAGCGKIQQPEEILNKRLTVDQCVAAAEECGAPVVSIAGGEPLIHPEIHLIVEALIKRRKFVYLNTNTLLMKKKIDLFPRSPYFVWSIHLDGKRERHDQSVCRPGVFDIAVEAIREAQRRGFRVTTNTTFFTQDDAESIRGILDFINDELKVDCMQIAPGYAYEWAPDQDHFLGPERTRAIFREAFAGGSRKRWRLNHTPLYLDFLEGKVDFSCTAWGVPAYSVLGWQRPCYLMADFAAGGYAKSYRELIDDTDWSKYGRGKHPKCANCMAHCGYEPTAVIATMSSPREALRAVIGQ
- the hpnE gene encoding hydroxysqualene dehydroxylase HpnE, which translates into the protein MAQHRVGIVGAGIAGLAAGVELKQTGCEVELFERSRILGGRATSFRINGHEVDNGQHVFLACYSEFIEFARRVGMERHLHLQDRFEVLVLSRDGEASRLRSAGLPAPWHLVSSFLGYRHLGWAAKLDVARALVHAREAGHSGGTFAEWLAHLGQGEEALRGFWRPFFVPALNAPLDRMSAEDAGFVLRTAFLQDPGAARLGYFTVPLAHLAAAAAERLDRVHLSTPVVGLDFPPNGRAVVRLGGGDCVTVDAVVVAVAPPQLASLLGTPARYGIPPLEGYEARPIVDVHLWHDRGHLGFDLAALLDSPVQWVFEKAPGYLCCSLSAADDHVQQPTADLVAFCWQEIRSAIPALAEARVLHGGATRSPEGTFIAKPGVARPGPGTAIPCLALAGSWTSTGWPDTLESAVRSGRAAAQHVLDGLRETAWTAH
- the shc gene encoding squalene--hopene cyclase, giving the protein MDGALTAAVGWLLDHQHPDGWWVGELETNVTMTAEHVLLCRFLGIDLEPIREGAIRHILRAQREDGSWALYYEAPADLSTTIEAYAALKVLGVDPAAAPMRKALTMIRALGGVARARVFTKIWLALFGQYPWRGIPTVPPEMVYLPPSVPFNLYDFACWARGTIGPLTIVLSRRPVRPLGVDLPEIVLEGTEPTLARVPGAGPFWWLDKLLKLYESSPVKPGRNAARRRLVTWVEEHQEADGSWGGIQPPWVYSLIALNLEGLGTDHPVMRKGLEGMRRFSLEDESGWRFQACMSPVWDAAWALRALAAAGIRAEHPSVRRAVRWILNEQITGPGDWCVRCPDVPCGGWAFEFDNDLYPDIDDTAVVVVGLLECGAGEEARDAVERARRWVLAMRSRNGAWGAFDRDNTREIIKKLPFCDFGAVLDPPSEDVTAHVLEMEALLGADERDPHVAGGLEYLRRTQTPAGSWFGRWGVNYIYGTWCVVSALAALGTGRSMIDRAAQWLLAVQNPDGGWGETCYSYNDASFAGVGRSSPSPTAWAVVSLQLAGLGGHPACRRGVAFLRHSQTKGTWDEAEYTGTGFPRDFYINYHLYRHLFPTLALAGDMRYAGSAEAVPSHSNTTLVRGW